Proteins from one Limanda limanda chromosome 4, fLimLim1.1, whole genome shotgun sequence genomic window:
- the oxtra gene encoding oxytocin receptor, whose translation MESISNQSDLLWPFNESWKNSSLPNGTFGLNQTNPLKRNEEVAKVEVTVLALVLVLALAGNLCVLLAIHTTKHSQSRMYYFMKHLSIADLVVAIFQVLPQLIWDITFRFYGPDTLCRLVKYVQVVGMFASTYMLVLMSVDRCLAICQPLRSLHRRKDRFYVISSWLLSLLFSVPQMFIFSLREVGSAGSGVYDCWGDFVKPWGAKAYITWISLTIYIIPVAILSICYGLISFKIWQNFRLKTRREQCISLTPKSSKGNTLARVSSVKLISKAKITTVKMTFVIVLAYIVCWTPFFSVQMWSAWDPEAPREAMPFIISMLLASLNSCCNPWIYMCFAGHLFQDLRQNFLCCSTRYLKSSKCRCEPDFDSSHKSNSSTFVIKSTSSQRSLTQTSST comes from the exons ATGGAAAGTATCTCGAACCAAAGTGACTTGTTGTGGCCATTCAACGAGTCGTGGAAGAACTCGAGTCTCCCTAACGGCACCTTCGGGTTGAATCAGACGAATCCTCTGAAGCGCAATGAGGAGGTGGCGAAGGTGGAGGTGACCGTGCTCGCCCTGGTGCTGGTCCTGGCGCTGGCCGGGAACCTGTGCGTCCTGCTGGCCATCCACACCACCAAGCACAGCCAGTCGCGCATGTACTACTTCATGAAGCACCTGAGCATCGCCGATCTAGTTGTGGCGATATTCCAAGTTCTGCCTCAACTTATCTGGGACATCACTTTTCGCTTCTACGGCCCGGACACCTTGTGCAGATTGGTGAAATACGTGCAGGTCGTCGGGATGTTCGCGTCCACGTACATGTTGGTGCTGATGTCTGTAGACAGGTGCCTGGCCATTTGTCAGCCTCTCCGCTCCCTGCACCGGAGGAAAGACCGTTTCTATGTGATCTCCTCCTGGCTCCTGAGTCTGCTGTTCAGCGTCCCCCAGATGTTCATCTTCTCCCTGCGAGAGGTGGGCTCGGCCGGATCAGGGGTCTACGACTGCTGGGGGGATTTCGTGAAGCCCTGGGGAGCCAAGGCGTACATCACCTGGATCAGCCTGACCATTTACATCATCCCCGTGGCCATACTGAGCATTTGCTACGGTTTGATAAGCTTCAAAATCTGGCAAAACTTCAGACTGAAAACCAGACGGGAGCAGTGCATAAGCCTGACGCCCAAATCCTCCAAAGGCAACACGCTGGCCCGTGTAAGCAGCGTGAAGCTCATCTCCAAGGCGAAGATCACCACGGTGAAAATGACTTTTGTAATCGTCCTGGCTTATATCGTCTGCTGGACCCCCTTCTTCTCTGTCCAGATGTGGTCTGCGTGGGACCCAGAGGCGCCTCGTGAAG cgaTGCCCTTCATCATCTCCATGCTACTCGCCAGCCTCAACAGCTGCTGTAACCCCTGGATCTACATGTGCTTCGCCGGACACCTGTTCCAGGATCTTAGGCAGAACTTTCTGTGCTGCTCCACTCGCTACCTCAAGTCATCCAAGTGCCGCTGTGAGCCCGACTTTGACTCCAGTCACAAGAGCAACTCCTCAACGTTTGTCATTAAGAGCACCAGCAGTCAGAGGAGCCTCACACAGACTTCTAGCACATAA